A region of the Phyllopteryx taeniolatus isolate TA_2022b chromosome 9, UOR_Ptae_1.2, whole genome shotgun sequence genome:
ttttttattttattttttttaggccataggcacacatattactgtacaatacaaaaatattgttttgtaggtttttttcatggcctaaaatgccCAAGACAGTgaaaagttattgtaaataaatatataagaaaaaaaagcttgaaaatgtttgaaagttgcACATTTTCTTCAAACTTACCATGCCGGTGTGgtttggtcatggtgacattgttgacgtacagtactcatagGCGAGTCGGTTTTCAGATGGAagctatttttggacacaatgttcagtcccgacggtccgttttatccgatagcTGTTTTATCGGGGTCTtattttatcgaggttccactgtacaatgAAATTCCTTAAGTACAGCAATAACTGcgcatgccttcttgtgctcCACAACCATGTACTGTCTGTCCCTCGCTGTATCACGGTTCTCCTTTTGCAAGTTCATTGCATTGCAgagttctttattttatttttttctcgcATTTATATCATGGAGTATTTGTTAGTTAGCggtgattatttttccacacggactgTCACTGCAGAGCAATAAGCACGAGCCAGGTTTGGGAACATTTCACACTTAATTAAAGAAGCTAAAGTGCAATATTCCTATTGCAAAGTACAACTGGCTAAAGTTGCATGTCTACCGTAAAGTACACATTGTTAgataatttaatatagcctaccaccccTCGTTGGAAAGAATTGTAATCCCTCCACGGGTGGTTAGGATAGAGCGAATAAAGGCACAGCAGCTGGAGCactttcaattactttattgaacaaacaataaaataaggtaaacacacgcacatactTAGACGACCTGCTGATGGCGTCAACTGATGACGTCACTGAACACCAGAGTGCCTAACgcttagccagttaacagccggCCAACTATACATTAGCATTCGCTGACTATCATGTGACTCAACAGGCAAGGCCTACCTTTTAAAGgctcacacacattcaacatcCCAAATAGTACAATTTAGAATAGGAAGATGGCGAccccaaatggacaaaaataatacctgcacttgacatgcatatacagtactggTATTCTGCAACTTCACAGATTTCGTCTGTTCAGGGGTGGTCTGGAATGGAACTCCCCGATCGATATCAGCCCTCAAAAAACATATTCGTCTCTCTCTCGTTAGTAGTAGTATGTGGGCTCCTTctagtggtatgcgaaagaatcacttcCTGTGTactattcagtttttatttgctttttaatCTTTAAGTAGGTAAGTATTTTATGAGGGGTTAACTTGgtacaaaatgtttgaaaaccacTGTTTGAAAACCCATGTTCCTTCTCTTTCCTTTGCAGTGGGATGCCTTCTCCACGCCAGAACTGAAGAACTTCCTGCTCATTCTCCAGCGCGAGGAAGAGGAGCACATCAAGCAGATCGTGCAGCGCTACGAAGTGGCTCGAGCCAAGATGCAGGAGGCCTTGCGTGGCTCCACCCCGGGCTGAACAGACCCCCGTGTGACGGGTAGACCTTGAGCGTAGCACCTCTTTTGGCTGGACCGTTGCCTTTAAAACGACCAGTTGCTGATGCACGTGAAGCTCCCGTAAATgaacgaaaacaaaaaacacctctTCGGTGAACGAGAGTGTGAAAGGGGCGCGAGACGATGAGAGCGTGCGAGAGAGAGAACGCTGATGCGAATGTGCATGTGAGATGATGCGAGAAGCAGTGCCTGACACCTGGAGAGTCTGATGTGCCTGAGAGAATGAGTTGAGACCAATGACTACTTGGTAGATGTGGTTGCCTACTGCCTGATGAGCCCtacatgatttttcttttttggaccTCACTTGTGCCACTGTAATTGCACATTATGTTATTGCTATGTTAAAGCTAAATTAGAAACATCTGAACTATTACCGCACACACAAGCCAAAAGTTAAATGTTAAATCCTTAAGGATCAGTAGGTGTTCATAGGAAGTAGCCACTCTGTCTTGTCATGTCCTCTACACCTCCCATGGGTGCAATGGAATTTGTTTtattctctcccccccccccccccccccccctgtcaaTTTATGAGTGAGGTGGTTGCATGGACATTGTTTGTGTTGTTCTCAATGTCAGTGACCAGGACAAGTGTCTGTCACTCTGATCGTCTGTGATTGTGAATGAATTTTTATTACTGAATACAAGTTCATTTAAGCTGTTCTTAAGTTCatggttttgactttttttccccctgtcctTTAAGCTCTTTTCACTTTGATTGTATTTGTTGAATGCACTCGAGCACTTGTTGGCCAATACTGTGTTAGAATCACAAAGAATAATGCAACAGTCCTGCAAATAAATACGTATTTATcgagtccatccattttctattgcaaaATTGTACCAGTCACCCACAACTACAATTTAGCGGGCAAGGCATTTGGCAAGAGAAGTGAGGGTACCCCATGGATTGGTCACCAGCTAATCATaatatgcatacatacatgtacTATATccccaaaagtattcgctcacccatCCAAATTATTGGAATCAGGTGTTTCAATCACTTCAATggccacaggtgtataaaatcaagcacctCGGCATGCAGACttgttttacaaacatttgtcaaaGAATGGGTCTCTCAGGAACTCACGGAATTCCAGCGTTGGAACTGTGATAGGAAGCCACCTGTGCATCAAGTCCAATTGTAAAATTTCCTCAGtcctaaatattccacagtcAGCTGTATTATAAGAAGGCGTAAGTGTTTGGGAACAACAGCAACTCAGCCACGAAAGCGGTAGACCATGTAAACTGACAGCTTGGGCGCATAGAGCGAGGAAGTCACCAACTTTCTGCTTGGTCAATCgctacagacctccaaacttcatgtggccttcagattagctcaagaCCTGTGCGCAGAGAGCCTCATGGAATGAATGAGTTTCTATGGCCGAGCAGCTACACCCAAGCTGTGCATCACCAAGTGCAATGCGAAGCATCGGATGCGGTGGTGTAATGCATGCTCCCACTGTAATCCGTGAGCAGTGGAGACGCATTCTCTGGAGTGACGAATCACTTCTCCATCTGGCAATTTGATGGACGAGTCTCGGTTTGGCGGTTGCCAGGAGAATGGTACATGTTTGACTGCATTGTGCCAATTGTGAAGTTTGTTGGAGGAAGGAGTATGGTGTGGGGtttgtttttcaggagctgTGCTTGGCCCCTTAGTTCCTGTGAAAGGAGCTCTGAATTCTTAATTCAGCATATCAAGAgaatttggacaattccatATTCCCAACTGGAACCAGTTTGGAGCTTTTCCCCTTCCTCTTCAACATGACTGTTcgccagtgcacaaagcaaggtccataaagacatgaatgacagagtctggtgtagatgaacttgactggcctgcagtGTCCTGCTCTTAACACGatggaacacctttgggataaaTTAGAGCGGAGATAGAGAGCCTGGCCTTCTCAACGTCAGTGTGTGACCTTggaaatgcgcttctggaagaatagtcaaaaattcccataaacacacgaCTTAACACTGTAGGCAGCCTTCCCAGAATAGTGGAAGCTGTTATAACTGCAAATGATGGACCGAAGTCATATTGAACTGTATGAATTAGGGCTGGGATGTCGCTTaaaattcatatgtgagtcaaggcaggcgAGTGAATACGTTCGGCAGTAGTGTATAGTGCTTGTACTCATAATGACCGCGcatgagctggaacctatcctcggTGACATTTAGTGAGAGAAGCGCTGTCCTCCCTGTGATTGAATGGCGACCAGTCAAAATGTCAGTTGGAGATACGAGTGCAGGTTGTACCCAACTTCTTttgcccaaaagtcagctggcataggcacaagctcatctgcctcccaagtgaggataataaacgctatagaaaatggatggctgtgtTTAGGCTGTGAGATGAttatataaagtatattttattGGAGAACAATAGCAGGACTGTTGTCTAAACCAGTGCCTAATTGAGTGGACATTCAAGTAGCTTTATCACATCCTTTCAAATGTGAGAAATGTGCACTACTTTCAATAAAGCAAGTGTCTTATCAGaatgattgtatttttgtattttatttttttttacctgtgacGTCACTTATCATTTTAATACGAAGCACAAATAGAGGAGTTGAGCCGTTGGGGGTGTGTATCTGACTGATCCCGTCACCCTCCGCAACCGTCCTACCAACGAACGCTTACAATCATGGAGATTCAAAGGTGTAAAAGAAGGTTGGTGTCAAACGGTTTGTCCGGTTACTAGGTTTTAAATGGCGACAGGTGCCTCGTACAGTTTAGCTCCTGTTGCTAAGCTGCGTCAGAAGAGGCTAAAGGGCTAGCATGGTTCACCTAGCAGGTACCGCTAGCGAGCTAGTTGTCAAGATAGCCACATTGCTAATCAGCTAAACAGGTCTTCTGAAGTACTGTACGAACATTGTATCGTGTATGTTGTAGTAGGAAACGCGTGGGGTGATCGATTAAGCCATGGAAGCATGGCTAGTAATTATGAGGTCAGAATCGTGTTGTATGGCCCTGTTGGTTGGTAACCTAATTAACCTATGGCTGAACATGGAACGACTTCTTAGTACTAGTAGTTGTTTTTCCTCCACTTTGAATTATTTGTTAGGTGATTAGACCCTCTTGAGTGTCAGTAGTAAAGAGTTTTTTTATTGATACTGCTAATTATATGTGCACGAGCATCCTCTCACTGGGCATTTCATTGACAACAAGAGCTGTATTAATTATTCTGTCTGGCCTTAGAAAAATAACGATGCTCACATTGACACTCACAGCGATATTCCtttaatatgtttattattgtggtttgtGCTTGTATAAAGAAAACTGCACTGTTGCCGTTATTAAGATAATAGGCCTACATATAATATACAACACATTACACCGCCTCAAACTAATACAGCAATAATTAATGAATCAACCGTATTAATTTTGTAAGAGTTCTTGCATATTGTGCAGAGTATAcctacacacatatatatatataatttaccaGCTTGAATGTAAGAGAACTaacacaggacaaaaaaaaagtatgttcttactgctcttattCACTACATTGTAGTGGAaaactcttctccttgtcatttttatttaggtGAATGACTTGTGTGAGACGTTATACAAGCAAGGCGTGAGCTTCAGGTCGCTTCCCAATTGACTTTCGTTTCCATTACACGTCACAGTCACAGAGACTGTGCCTCGGCCCCTCTCGGTGTACATAATTATTTGTgaatcataaatattgaacagctTTAACATTTACCGTTGTCCACCCCAAccgttttccaagcagatcggggaggaaaaaACACTGTGAACACACCCCACACAATaggataattgctcaggatcATATTTTTGAGACACCTGACAAATggtctttgctgactttgattgggcggcatggtggacgactggttagagcgtctgcctcatggttcaattcctggccccgcttgtgtggagtttgcatgttctccccgtgcctgcgtgggttttctccgggcactccggtttcgccccacatcccaaaaacatgcatggtaggtttattgaagactctaaattgcccgtaggtgtgactgtgagtgcgaatggttgtttgtttctatgtgccctgcgattggctggcaaccagttcagggtgtaccccgcctcctgcccgatgagagctgggataggctttcgcactcctgtgacccttgtgaggataagcggctcagaaaatggatggatagatgactTTGATTGGGATGGTATAATGCTCAAATTCAGCCCGATTATCAATAcgtgtgtaccccacttaatATGGTGAGTTGTTGAATTGTGGCCAGAACAATGAGGTTTGATTTGTGTCGTCTTACTACTTATTCAGATCCTGCCGTCATTAAGGAATTGGCAAGATGGCAGAGAACCAGATTAGAGCTTCACCTGAAGACCTAACGATGCCTTATGTGTGAAGAGAATGGGAGGAAGTGGATCCAAAGCCAAAGGCGCCTGGCCTTTCTCGGGGAGTGGGGCAGGAGGTGACTCTGCCAGTAATGGCAACGAGCAGTCGGTGGCCCGCCTCAAATGTCCCAGGAACGCAACACCCTTTGTTTTTACCAGGAGGAGGTAAACACAACGCTGATAACTCTTTGTTGTAAATTGATAATAAGTTCTTATtggttacagtggaacctccaaagttttAAAACCCAGAATAGTTCAACCGAGTACTTTGCACGATGCTTAGTGAGACTTTGTGAGAGAGGattaattttatttctttttttgtgatgccTTCACTGAAGGGAAGTAGTGGCAATGAAGGAAAATGTGAGAATAACCATAGAACCAGAAATGGCTGACTTGAGAATTAATGTCCAATTTTATTAGttctctttgtttctttctttctttcttactaTGTTTTGTATTctgtcatgttttaaatgtgcgTTAGATATAAATTTGGATTGGATTGATGCAGCTGTATTCTGCTCCTGGgatattaaaatgtgtatgcaAATGATTGAGTTCATATttgatttaacttttttaatgagTTGCAGTTTCGCATTTTGTTGAATGTAACTGTTGTGTTTGGCAGCTCGCTGTACTACGACGAGGACGGCGACCTTGCCCACGAATTCTACGAGGAGACAGTGGTGACAAAAAACGGGCGGAAAAAGTCCAAGTTGAAGAGGATTCAAAAGAATCTTATCCCACAGGTGAGCTCAAAACAAGTGTTGGCATGAGAAGTGATATTCAACACTAATTTAAACAAGAGAATATAATTTCTGTAGCGATTGCGCCTGAATGTGTGGATCTGAAGCACTATTAAAACGCTATGGAGTTAATTGAAATGTTGAACTGTATAGTatgaacccaagtgcgcttcggtttgaggtcacaaactgatggctgaacattctcatccatccattttctgagccgcttctcctcactagggtcgcgggcgtgctggagcctatcccagctgtcatcgggcaggaggcggggtacaccctgaactggttgccagccaatcgcagggcacatagaaacaaacaaacattcaagctcacagtcatgcctacgggcaatttagagtctccaattaatgcatgtttttgggatgtgggaagaaaccggagtgcccggagaaaacccacgtaggcacggggagaacatgcaaactccacacaggcggggccggggattgaacccgggtcctcagaactgtgaggctgacgctctaaccagtcgcccaccgtgccgccgctgaacattctccttcaggattttctgttaaagatcagaattcatggttccatcaatcacagcaagttatCCATGTCCTGCaagagcaaagcagcccaagtcCATCACACTACTTCCACCATATCTAACTGTTGATATGATGTCCTTTTTCTGAAATCCTGTGTGACACTTAGACCAGCTGTAACGAGACGCACAAATTCTAAAAAGCTCAGCTTTGATCTCGTcattccatataatattctcccaaaagtcttgggaatcattcagatgtgttttttttttttttttttggaaaagtaaaacaagcctttatgttctttttgctcagcagtggttttcgccttggaactctgccatgggtgtcatttttgcccagtctcttccttattgttgtcatgaacactgaccttaactgagggaAGGGAGGCCTGCacttctttagaagttgtcctgagttcctttatggcctcctggatgagtcattgctgttctcttggggtaatcttagTAGGCCAGCCACAActaggaaggttcaccactgttccatattttctccatgtgaggctaatggctctccctatggttcgctgtaATACTAAAGTAAAGTACTAAAATACTAAATCTATGCAAAAATGTTAGAGAAGGGGGCCAgtactttttcatggcattcTATCGATCTACATACCCAACCTACTTTTGCTCCGTATTCAATTactttgtttaataaaaaatgatgaaatgatAACATATAGCAAGATAGCGACCTGAGTAGTGAAAGTACTAAGGCCATTTAATaaggattttaaaaatattgccaTGGATTCATTTACTATTTCTAATGCGAACTGGTGAAATGCTACCACGATAGCAGTTGTTTCAAATGatgttttctcttcttttttaggGGATCGTGAAACTGCAGCATCCCTGTATTCACGTAGACTTCCCCATCGTCCTCTGTGAGGTGTGAagggtttttattttcctatgaAGAACTGACGCTAACTCCTCCTTTTGACCGAAAAGAGGTCAGACCCGACTGAGTGTGCCGGTTAAAACATGAACTGTGGTCTGGAGAAAGAAAAAGGCCAATACAAAGAGACATATCAGTGTTTTGTCATTCACATACAGGTAATACAGATGTTCACTGCCTAGCCGATATGTAAACAGACTTTAAAGAGGACATATTATGGTAAATTGACGTTTTAATGGCTTGTTTACAAGTCTGAAGTACCTGCCCCCGATGAAGTGTGAAATTTACTCAACCAAGTCAATGTATTTGTGAGATGCCTGTTTCTGTAAGCATAAGTGTTCTGAAATTTGGcagattgtgatgtcacaagCTGGCTAATTTACTTAATACCACCCCCACGCTgagtttctctgcccatgaTTAGGCAGTTATATTATGTGAAGCTCTGCGATGTCCAAGCAGTTCCGATAgaagcactatcatgtcaaagccaaaagctaagcagagctgccGCGTTACCAGCGTGTAATTTGGCTTGTTGATGGCGAAGTGCTACCCCCAAAAGTGAAAATACTGAATTTTTATGAGTGctcgatttgttttatttgcaacCCCCAAGCTCCTCACTCTTCTTCATCATGACGAAAGCCGTACTCTGCATTCAGTAGAAGCACTTGCTCATTTGCATGGGACAGGACCACCCTATCAAAACAAGCTAATTTCAGGGGATCAAAAAGTGGCTGAAAGTTATGCTGTAATTTGTTGATTCtttgggtattttgacaaaagcttgTCACAAACATCTTATTAAGACCACTGCGGAAAAAGGCATATCTTTCCTTTGAAAACAACACCTCAAACTATGACGTACTTCTCACATGAGGtgttatttatgaaaaaaaatacaaaggagTGTTcgggccacactgaaaatagGAAAGAAATAAGTCAAATTACGAGAAAAAAGCAGTGAAGTaaaggctggaatggattaattacatttctatttatatcaatggggaaagataaactgagatacgagtgttttgagttacaggCAAGGTcatagaacaaattaaactcgtatctcaaggcaccattgtagtttgactttatttcataaaatggcaacttttaaataaagtaaaaataccattttattcttgtattgcatctttaattttgtaatattgGAACTTATCGTAATTAACATACcatgttatttacatttgtctaGTTGTTTATaatgaaaattattaaaatgttttccttttaaattgaatttttaaattgttttctcaTGCCAAAATTTGTGGTAATagtacacatttattttcacaagattatttttgttttaaaaactgttCTATTAGGACTCCTcacaaaagttatttttatgaaatttttttcTTGTCGTTTATGATGTAATTCTCAAAAGATTATAATATTCCTTTCTCTGAATATTTTGACTTGTCATAGTACATCTTTCTGCTTGGAATATTccgactttttttcttcttttcagtgtggctccATAGTCGCTTATACGAAACAGCAGAGGAAGTTAGTGTCTGCCTTTAGTGAGACGTACAGAGGTAGCAAGTGTCTTGgtgtgcgtacgtgtgtgtgcgcacgcgcagTTTatctttgaatgaatgaatgtgtatgCACACGGAGTTTATCAGCAGGACAGCGAGCGATGTTTTATCGTAATAAACGTTCCGTATGTGAGCCTTTCTCAGTCACGTGAGCTCAGACCTGCACTAGTGAACACGATGCACTGTAAATAATTCCGATGTATTAGTTGGAAATACTTGAATAAATAGTTTACTTAACTGAACTTCTTGAGTCGGGACAGACTTTGTGTCTATAGCGTATCTCAATGTGAGATAAATGGAAgctttgtgatttatttatttttaaaatttgtttttgaagaaacTGTAATTTACCAACTTCGCCACTAGCTAGTGCACCTACTTTTTAATTGTGCTTTCATCTCCTGGCGCTCtggaattaaaaaacaaagtaatatGTTTCATACACGTTTTAACTCTTATTGATGCGAaatgtccattttctgtagcaattgtcctcattagagttgtGGGTatgccagctgaattttggCGAGAAAAACGGGGTACATCCTGGTCTGCTTCTCTTGTGGCAAAAGAAGCGgagtgcaccctggactggttgccccAGTTGTCATTTGGCCAAGGGTGTTCCCCTGCGTCTCTCACCAGAAGTCATCACCCATAGTTAGCTAAGGCAACCAATACAGGATCTACCCAGATTCTCTCACCAAACCCTTGCTTTGAGCTAAAATTCAGTTGGGGCAACTGGTCCAAGGTGTACCTCGCTTCTCTGGCCAAAGGTCAGCTtgggcaaccagttcatggtgtaccccacttccCTCAACTGAAATCAACAAGGGCAACACtgcttctctcgccaaaagcCAGCTGGGGCAACCAGTCCGGAGTGCACCTCGCTTCTCTTACCAACATCAGCCgaggcaaccagtccagggtgtagcctacTTCTCTCACCAGAAGTCGGCTGGAGCAACAAGTCCTGGGTGTACTTCtcacgcccaaagtcagctgcggcAACCAGCCTAGGGTGTACACCACTTCTTTCACCAAACATCAGTtgaggcaaccagtccagggtgcatctcacttctcttgccaaaagtTAGTTGGGACAATTAGTCCAGGGTAAGGATCTGCATCTCTGTGCGAAAGTCAGCAAGGGTGACCaatccaggatgtaccccactTCACTCAACTAACATCAGCTGAAGCcacaagtccagggtgtactgcacttctctcgccaaaagtccAACTGTGATGGGCAGCCCTATTTGTAGGTGAATAGAAATGGATGTTTAACAAatttgtaaatctttttttgtttttatttttagcattacCCTGAATAATTACTTGGTTATGGTCACATTCTTAAAT
Encoded here:
- the LOC133483346 gene encoding tumor suppressor candidate 2-like; this encodes MGGSGSKAKGAWPFSGSGAGGDSASNGNEQSVARLKCPRNATPFVFTRRSSLYYDEDGDLAHEFYEETVVTKNGRKKSKLKRIQKNLIPQGIVKLQHPCIHVDFPIVLCEV